From the Flavobacterium galactosidilyticum genome, one window contains:
- a CDS encoding helix-turn-helix domain-containing protein yields MEEKELNRVQIALGATIRRIREETTDFSQSKLSIEVGMSENQIRRIERGESNPTVKTLTKIAKALKVDIKILFE; encoded by the coding sequence GTGGAAGAAAAAGAATTAAATAGGGTACAGATTGCACTTGGGGCTACTATAAGGAGGATTAGAGAAGAAACAACAGATTTTTCTCAATCCAAATTATCTATTGAAGTAGGTATGTCAGAAAATCAGATTAGAAGAATCGAAAGAGGCGAAAGTAATCCAACAGTTAAAACTCTTACCAAAATAGCAAAGGCTTTAAAAGTAGACATTAAGATATTATTTGAGTAA